One Bdellovibrio bacteriovorus str. Tiberius DNA segment encodes these proteins:
- a CDS encoding erythromycin esterase family protein has product MIPEQIEELKKRQTPLLRHQDLQDVISHIKDRKVVMLGEASHGTHEYYHWRAQITQELVSKHGFSFVAVEGDWPSCQYLDRYVRSSNLDKLPFAHFSRWPGWMWANEEVRDFTTWLRSHNHLQNKKPVGFHGLDVYSLFESIDAIVKTVGGIEPDLVAPLKEYYSCFASYRHDEKKYVRDLMRNSKGCREEAVSALEDLLEKNMTRADNALFDAIQNARVIKNAEKYYQAMTAFEDSSWNVRDRHMLESLEALLQHYGTDAKAIVWAHNTHIGDYRATDMVIEGSVNIGGLAREIFGENNVALVGFGSYQGSVIASPAWAGPVRVMNLPQAQSGSYEDLFHQVAYASGFKNFSLNFTKEDRTKSWAQSRGHRAVGVVYNPHHERANYVSTKIAERYDSFLFFDESRALSPLRQEIDRSEIPETFPSGL; this is encoded by the coding sequence ATGATCCCTGAGCAAATTGAAGAACTGAAAAAGCGCCAGACACCCCTGCTACGTCATCAAGACCTGCAGGATGTGATTTCCCATATCAAGGACCGCAAAGTGGTCATGCTGGGAGAAGCATCGCATGGAACGCATGAGTACTATCACTGGCGTGCCCAAATAACCCAGGAGCTCGTCAGCAAACACGGCTTCAGCTTTGTCGCCGTGGAAGGAGACTGGCCCTCGTGTCAGTATCTGGATCGCTATGTTCGTTCCAGCAATCTGGACAAACTTCCTTTTGCGCATTTTTCCCGGTGGCCAGGATGGATGTGGGCCAACGAAGAAGTCCGTGATTTCACAACCTGGCTGCGCTCGCACAATCATCTGCAAAATAAGAAACCGGTCGGTTTTCATGGACTGGATGTTTACTCGCTGTTTGAATCCATCGATGCCATTGTCAAAACCGTGGGTGGTATCGAACCTGATCTGGTGGCTCCGTTAAAGGAGTACTACAGCTGCTTTGCCTCTTACCGGCATGACGAAAAAAAGTACGTCAGAGATCTTATGCGAAACTCCAAAGGCTGCCGCGAAGAGGCTGTGTCTGCCCTGGAAGATCTGCTTGAAAAAAACATGACCCGCGCCGACAACGCCCTCTTTGATGCCATTCAAAACGCCCGTGTGATCAAAAATGCTGAAAAATATTATCAGGCTATGACTGCTTTTGAAGACAGCTCGTGGAACGTGCGTGACCGGCATATGCTGGAGTCCTTGGAGGCCTTGCTTCAGCACTATGGCACCGACGCAAAAGCCATTGTCTGGGCTCACAACACCCACATCGGTGACTACCGGGCCACAGACATGGTGATCGAAGGCAGCGTCAACATCGGAGGCCTGGCTCGAGAGATCTTCGGTGAAAACAATGTGGCCTTGGTGGGTTTTGGCAGCTATCAGGGAAGCGTGATTGCCTCCCCGGCTTGGGCGGGTCCGGTGCGGGTGATGAATCTGCCCCAGGCACAGAGTGGAAGCTATGAGGATCTTTTTCACCAAGTGGCCTATGCCTCAGGATTCAAAAATTTTTCTTTGAACTTTACTAAAGAGGATCGGACCAAATCTTGGGCCCAGTCACGGGGCCATCGTGCGGTGGGCGTTGTCTATAACCCCCACCATGAACGCGCCAACTATGTTTCGACCAAAATCGCGGAACGCTATGACAGCTTTCTGTTTTTTGATGAATCGCGCGCTTTAAGTCCGCTGCGACAGGAAATTGACCGGAGTGAAATACCGGAAACCTTCCCGTCGGGCCTATAA
- a CDS encoding rhodanese-like domain-containing protein, whose amino-acid sequence MKLTLLLAVFLFCGCQTRPGPIQIDLPQLKSYLSQKNEVAQWSSKARMASLGGRAPTQQLAPTFAMPFSQAKLKAHVLDVRSEADFAQFNMSMDPITKMPVSNIPASVLSPLAAGDAVQVMGAKGMTPDSIIIVVCSKGAGSPDLAQQIFAWGFPRVLNYPGDYSGLQGCHDEVKPLNQ is encoded by the coding sequence ATGAAATTAACTTTGCTGCTGGCAGTTTTCTTATTTTGTGGATGTCAAACCCGGCCGGGTCCTATTCAGATAGATCTGCCGCAGTTGAAATCTTATTTGTCCCAGAAAAACGAAGTCGCCCAGTGGAGCAGTAAAGCGCGCATGGCTTCATTGGGCGGACGTGCACCCACTCAGCAGCTGGCGCCGACCTTCGCCATGCCTTTTAGTCAGGCCAAGCTCAAAGCCCATGTGTTGGACGTGCGCAGTGAAGCAGACTTCGCGCAGTTTAACATGAGCATGGACCCCATCACAAAAATGCCGGTCAGTAATATTCCGGCTTCCGTATTAAGTCCCCTGGCTGCAGGTGATGCTGTCCAAGTTATGGGAGCCAAAGGCATGACCCCTGATTCCATCATCATCGTCGTTTGCAGCAAAGGGGCAGGTTCTCCGGACTTGGCCCAGCAAATCTTCGCTTGGGGGTTCCCAAGGGTGCTCAATTATCCCGGTGACTATTCGGGATTGCAGGGCTGTCACGACGAAGTAAAGCCTTTGAATCAATAG
- a CDS encoding cysteine synthase A has product MQAGSVSDVVGHTPLIKLQSLSKITGCEIFAKAEYLNPGGSVKDRTALGIIQSAEKQGLLKPGYTIVEGTAGNTGIGLATLAAQRGYRCVIVMPDNQAKEKYDALHALGVELVKVAPCPFANPNHFYHTARTLAESRPNAFWANQFENTANFEIHYKTTGPEVWAQMDQKVDAFVSSVGTGGTLAGVSAYLKEQDSKVHTLLADPMGSGLYSFVKTGKFESQGSSITEGIGIMRLTENFKKARVDEAVQIHDEQMLSMLYYLAQHEGLLVGTSAALNIFAAYQYALQNQGKGLRIATVMGDSALRYQSKVFNPDFLKEKNLQIKPLIPA; this is encoded by the coding sequence ATGCAGGCAGGTTCAGTATCAGACGTTGTTGGTCACACACCCTTAATCAAGCTTCAGTCTCTTTCAAAAATCACCGGATGTGAGATCTTCGCCAAGGCTGAATATCTGAACCCAGGTGGCAGTGTGAAAGATCGCACGGCCCTGGGGATCATTCAAAGCGCTGAAAAACAGGGGCTGCTGAAACCTGGATACACGATTGTCGAAGGCACTGCTGGTAACACGGGGATTGGTCTTGCCACCTTGGCCGCTCAGCGCGGATATCGCTGCGTGATCGTAATGCCAGACAATCAAGCCAAAGAAAAATACGATGCGCTTCATGCTTTGGGAGTGGAGCTTGTGAAAGTGGCTCCTTGTCCGTTTGCCAATCCCAATCACTTTTACCACACAGCTCGCACTTTGGCTGAATCTCGTCCCAATGCATTTTGGGCCAATCAGTTTGAAAACACCGCCAACTTCGAAATTCACTATAAAACAACCGGCCCTGAGGTGTGGGCGCAGATGGACCAAAAGGTGGATGCCTTTGTTTCTTCTGTAGGCACAGGGGGGACGCTGGCCGGGGTGTCTGCCTATTTGAAAGAGCAGGATTCAAAAGTGCATACTCTTCTGGCTGATCCCATGGGTTCAGGCCTTTATTCTTTTGTTAAAACCGGAAAATTTGAATCTCAAGGCAGTTCCATCACCGAGGGCATCGGAATCATGCGTCTGACCGAAAACTTTAAAAAAGCCCGTGTCGATGAGGCAGTTCAGATCCACGATGAACAAATGCTCTCAATGCTTTATTATCTGGCTCAGCACGAAGGCCTTCTGGTGGGGACTTCCGCAGCGCTGAATATCTTCGCGGCTTATCAATATGCTTTGCAGAATCAGGGAAAGGGTTTGCGTATCGCGACTGTGATGGGGGATTCAGCACTTCGCTATCAGTCCAAGGTGTTCAACCCGGATTTCCTGAAAGAAAAGAACCTGCAAATCAAGCCATTGATTCCTGCTTAA
- a CDS encoding glycosyltransferase family 2 protein, with protein MDKSLSIQKMVSSRESFDKTLIQRESDSVTKLPISLVIITLNEEAHIERCIRSAPFVDDVVVVDSFSTDRTVEIAEKCGARVFQEKWKGFGPQKAFATAQAKNAWVLSLDADEALSPELASELYESFHALDPEAGYLFPRKSYHLGRWIEFGGWYPDYQLRLFNKSRSQWNSADVHEKVEVKRMLKMKRDLLHWVFDGLSDQVITNDRYSTLGAKQLMAAGKKFSYFKLIFKPWGKFIETYFVKRGFMDGMPGFVIAVGAAYSLFLKFAKQWEMERVHKKSE; from the coding sequence ATGGATAAAAGCCTTTCGATTCAAAAAATGGTATCGAGTCGTGAATCGTTTGACAAGACCTTGATCCAAAGAGAATCTGATTCCGTGACGAAACTTCCCATTTCCCTTGTGATCATTACCTTGAACGAAGAGGCGCACATTGAGCGCTGCATTCGTTCCGCCCCCTTTGTAGACGATGTTGTCGTGGTCGACAGCTTTTCGACGGATCGCACCGTTGAGATTGCTGAAAAGTGCGGCGCCCGCGTGTTCCAGGAAAAATGGAAGGGTTTCGGACCCCAGAAGGCCTTTGCGACGGCTCAGGCGAAAAATGCCTGGGTTCTGTCTTTGGACGCCGACGAGGCACTCAGCCCTGAACTTGCATCAGAGCTTTACGAAAGCTTTCATGCGTTGGATCCGGAGGCAGGGTACCTGTTTCCGCGCAAATCCTACCATCTGGGACGCTGGATCGAATTCGGCGGGTGGTATCCGGACTATCAACTAAGACTGTTTAATAAATCCCGTTCCCAGTGGAATTCCGCAGACGTACACGAAAAAGTGGAAGTCAAACGCATGCTCAAAATGAAGCGGGATCTGCTGCACTGGGTGTTTGATGGTCTGAGCGATCAGGTTATCACCAACGACCGCTATTCCACGCTGGGAGCCAAACAGCTGATGGCTGCGGGCAAGAAATTTTCTTACTTCAAGTTGATCTTTAAGCCCTGGGGCAAATTTATTGAGACCTATTTTGTAAAGCGCGGCTTTATGGATGGGATGCCGGGCTTTGTGATCGCCGTCGGAGCAGCCTATTCCCTGTTTTTAAAGTTCGCCAAGCAGTGGGAGATGGAACGTGTTCACAAAAAGTCTGAATAG